CGGCGTCCCTGCCGCAAATGAGGCAGACAAAACCCCAGAAAAGGCGTAGAGGTCCGAAAGATGTTTATTGGAATGCCGCAGTCCCGATCCAACACATGAAGATCAATAGAGATTTTTAAAATCCGGATTTTAAAAAATTGGCATGAAAGATGCTTTTAGATAATAGGTTGTGCCATGTCTTACGATAAAGACGCGCAACAAATCATTAAAACTTTGAGAGGAGGTGAATGATATGCGGAAAATGATCCTGTCAGCAGTAATTTTCTCCTTCTTGTTTTTGCCTGTTTTGTCCGGCTGTGAATCAAAACAATTGAAGGAGGAAAACGCCACACTGAAACAGCAGGTGGACACCCTGTCAAAAGACAAGGCCGGGATGCAGTCCCAGATGAGCCAGACCATGGCGCAGCTGGATGACATGAAGAAGAAGAATGCCGACCTTGAGAAGGAGAATGGAGACCTTAAAGCCAAGCTCGCGGAACTTCAGAAAAAGTCTCCGAAGCAGCCCGCGAAGCCTGCGTCCAAGCCGGCCGCGAAGAAGAAGAAATAACGTCGGTGCAACGAGTCGAGGAGGCGCCGGCCCGAATTCACTTCGCGAAGCGGAGGGCCGGATCGGAAATATTAAGAGCCGTTTTGTTTTGCGCACCCATTTAGAGAGGAGGTGAAAATACATGAAGCGAATGATTCTAGGTTTGATCGTAACGGTCGCCGTACTGTCCATGGTCAGCATGAGTTGGGCGGGTATGGTCACGGGCGAGTTGACCAAGATTGACGGCTCCTTCTATGTGGTCAAGGAAAAGAACGGGACAGAGCACCGCATCCATTTTGACGACTCGACTCAGAAGACCGGGGAGATCAAGGCCGGGGCGAAGGTCGAAGTGGACGATGCGAACGGGCATGCAAAATCCATCAAAGCCATGGACATGAATATGGACATGAAGATGGACAAGAAGTAGTTTATATTTTTTTATAAAAGAGGCACGGTGTCGTCCGGCATCGTGCCTCTTTCTTTGCGAGGGTCCGTTTCATGGTTTTCGAGATCGGAGGGCCTTCCAGCGCCTCCATTTCGGGTTTTCCTCGCTTTGGGCGAGCCCGGGCGGTTGATCTTTTTTGCCTTTTCTTGTATCATTACTAGGATGCATTTTTAAAATCCGGGTCCTGAATATGCCGCGTCTCACTTATAAGGCCGCCGGTGTCGATATCGAGGCCGGCGATGCATTTGTCCGGACGATCAAGCCGCTGGTCCGTTCCACATTCCGTCCGGAAGTGCTGACCGATATCGGCGGATTCAGCGGGCTGTTCGCGCTCGAAGCCAAGAAGTATAAAGAGCCCGTGCTGGTTTCCGGAACGGACGGGGTCGGAACGAAACTCAAGCTCGCCATTGAGATGGACCGGCACGACACCATCGGGGTCGATCTGGTGGCGATGTCCGTCAACGATGTCGTCGTAACGGGCGCCGAACCTCTCTTCTTTTTGGACTATCTTGCAACCGGCAAACTCCGGCCGCGGACCTCGGTGGACGTCATCCGCGGAATTGTCGAAGGCTGCCGTCTGGCCGGATGCGCCCTGCTGGGCGGAGAAACGGCCGAGATGCCTTCGTTCTATGCGGAGGGGGTTTACGATCTGGCCGGGTTCGCGGTGGGCGTGGTCGAAAAAAGCCGCGTCATCGACGGCCGCCGCATTATGGCCGGCGACGTGTTAATCGGTCTTGCCTCAAGCGGCCTTCACAGTAACGGATTTTCCCTGGCCCGCAAGATTTCCTTTGAGGTGGCGGGACATAAAATCACCGACCGGATCCCCGGATGGACCCGCCGTCTGGGCGAGGAGCTTCTGACCCCGACCAAAATCTACGTCAAGCCCATTTTGCAATTGGTCCGCGATCTGGACGTCAAGGGATTGGCCCATATCACCGGCGGGGGATTGACCGGCAATCTTCCGCGCATTCTTCCCGAGGGTTGTCAGGCGCAAATCAAACGGGGGAGCTGGCCGGTCCCGCCCGTCTTCGAATGGCTCGAAAAACAGGGGGGGGTTGCGATCGAAGAGATGTATCGCGTCTTCAACATGGGGGTCGGCATGGTGGCCGTCGTCGGTCCAGACCAGGCCGACCGGGCGATCGAGAGACTCAAGGATTTATCCGAGCCGGCTTTTTTGATCGGCAAGGTCATCCCGGGGGAGCCGAAAGTCGTTTATGAGTAACTCCAGGCTTCGGTTGGGGGTTCTGGTCTCCGGCCGCGGCTCAAACCTTCAGGCAATCCTTGACGCCGCCTCGGCCGTGAGGACCGACCCAGCGAGCAAGGCGAGCGAGAAGGGGAGGCTCCATCCGGCTTCGCCGGTGGAGGGGGCGACGCGAGCCCCTTTAATCGACGCAAGCGTGGAAGTGGTCGTCAGTGATAGATCGCAGGCCCAGGCCCTCGACCATGCCCGCCGGAGCCGCATCCCGGCCTTTTTTCTGAATCCCAAGGACTACGCCGGCCGTGAAGCCTACGATGAGGCCCTTGTTCATCTCCTGCGCGAGCACCGGGTTGACTTAGTCGTCCTGGCCGGTTACATGCGCTTGATCACGTCCCGTTTGATCGAACCCTACAAAAATCGGATCATCAACATTCATCCCAGCCTCTTGCCGGCCTTTTCCGGGCTTCACGCGCATCGACAGGTTCTGGAATGGGGCGCCCGTGTCTCCGGCTGCACCGTCCATCTCGTGGATGAATCGATGGACCAGGGCCCGATCATCATTCAGGCCGCGGTGCCGGTATTCGACGAGGACACCGAAGAAACGCTGGCGGCGCGGGTTCTGGAGCAGGAGCATCGGATTCTTCCGCAGGCCATCCAGTATTTTGCGGAGCAGCGCCTGCACGTTTCGGGGCGGCGGGTCATTCTCAAGGCGGCGCAAAAAATGACCGGGGCGAAGATCGTATCGCCCATGATCGAGATCGGTTTTTAAAAAAATATTCTCGAAACGGGAGGATCATCGGCCATGTTGCTCAATGACACGTTCTTGCTCGCATGCGCGTATCTGAAGGAAGGGAATTACACGGAAGCGCTGGTTTACTTCCGCCGCTTGTTGGCGGCGTATGAGGAGGATGCGTCTTCCACGGTCCCGCCGGAACTGCTGTCCTATTTCGGTCTGGCCTTGGCTTTCGGAGAAAACCGGACCAAGGAGGCCGTCACCTACTGCACGACGGCGATCAAGAAGGAATTTTACCGGCCCGAGTTTTTCGTGAACCTTGCGCGCGTTTATTTGTGCGCGAATCGCCGGTCCAGCGCGGTGGACGTGCTGTACAAGGGGCTCAAGATCGACAATCAGGACCCCGCCATTCTGGCGGAGCTCCGCCGGCTCGGCGTCCGGCGAAAACCGATCTTCGGTTTCCTGACGCGCAGCCACATGCTCAACAAATACCTGGGCATGATGACGTCGCGCTTCCGCGACAAAGACAAACCGGTCCGCAAGCCGGTGGCGTTATGACGATCGATTTAATCGATCTGCTCGAGGAGGAATTCAAGCTCAAGCGGTTGCGACGGATCGTGGATCAGGCGGCCGCGGATCTGCGATGGAGGACGGACTCGGAAGCGGGGGCGCGCCGTCGTATTGAGGAGGCCCGCGATCGCGTCCTGGAGCTGTTCCCCGACGGTGAGGAGCTGTTCGATCGGCTTTACAAACCCCGTTTTGAACGAATTTTTAAAGAACGGCTTGTGTCCGTCATGAATTTCAAATAGAATATCTCAAGCTTGCGTGGGGCTGTAGCTCAGTTGGGAGAGCGTCTGGTTCGCAATCAGAAGGCCGCCGGTTCGATCCCGGCCAGCTCCACCAGAATTTTTGCAGAGCAAAAATTCAAAGCATTCGAGCAGTGAAATAATAGATCATTGGAAA
The DNA window shown above is from Nitrospiria bacterium and carries:
- a CDS encoding tetratricopeptide repeat protein, producing MLLNDTFLLACAYLKEGNYTEALVYFRRLLAAYEEDASSTVPPELLSYFGLALAFGENRTKEAVTYCTTAIKKEFYRPEFFVNLARVYLCANRRSSAVDVLYKGLKIDNQDPAILAELRRLGVRRKPIFGFLTRSHMLNKYLGMMTSRFRDKDKPVRKPVAL
- the purN gene encoding phosphoribosylglycinamide formyltransferase, whose protein sequence is MSNSRLRLGVLVSGRGSNLQAILDAASAVRTDPASKASEKGRLHPASPVEGATRAPLIDASVEVVVSDRSQAQALDHARRSRIPAFFLNPKDYAGREAYDEALVHLLREHRVDLVVLAGYMRLITSRLIEPYKNRIINIHPSLLPAFSGLHAHRQVLEWGARVSGCTVHLVDESMDQGPIIIQAAVPVFDEDTEETLAARVLEQEHRILPQAIQYFAEQRLHVSGRRVILKAAQKMTGAKIVSPMIEIGF
- the purM gene encoding phosphoribosylformylglycinamidine cyclo-ligase — protein: MPRLTYKAAGVDIEAGDAFVRTIKPLVRSTFRPEVLTDIGGFSGLFALEAKKYKEPVLVSGTDGVGTKLKLAIEMDRHDTIGVDLVAMSVNDVVVTGAEPLFFLDYLATGKLRPRTSVDVIRGIVEGCRLAGCALLGGETAEMPSFYAEGVYDLAGFAVGVVEKSRVIDGRRIMAGDVLIGLASSGLHSNGFSLARKISFEVAGHKITDRIPGWTRRLGEELLTPTKIYVKPILQLVRDLDVKGLAHITGGGLTGNLPRILPEGCQAQIKRGSWPVPPVFEWLEKQGGVAIEEMYRVFNMGVGMVAVVGPDQADRAIERLKDLSEPAFLIGKVIPGEPKVVYE